One window of the Pempheris klunzingeri isolate RE-2024b chromosome 10, fPemKlu1.hap1, whole genome shotgun sequence genome contains the following:
- the LOC139208472 gene encoding OX-2 membrane glycoprotein isoform X2, producing MKMMRIQASCRKGLQVCLLLLMVGSLHGRVTAPDHLEAPVERPFTLTCSVSRDRGESLRQVRWLDVQNQTLLTYQPDNRDSVSGQQHVELASSPKDTSAITIRRVGFRDEGCYTCIFDMHPSGSKQRQTCLTVTAQVTADSNKTAVSGKKASLSCSYGLPEKVEQVMWKHTSAKGDSMEVASFAKRSDPMIEPPYQGRVWLSASLSDSQLTIQPVTIQDEGCYTCLYSTYPDGPKSSTVCLATYVLPKPQVSYKTTSPGVIEANCTSVSRPPAEIVWNVERDNRTMGPPVTTQLPQGDGTTLVISTLTVQSGLLKDVSVKCLVHHKGLESPIAVSMNTKIGTALTILISVTTVAALLVMSLCFCLWKCFLHKEAD from the exons atgaagatgatgaggatcCAGGCCTCCTGTAGGAAAGGACTGCAGGTGTGTTTACTCCTACTGATGGTGGGAAGCCTGCACG GCAGGGTGACAGCGCCAGACCATCTGGAAGCTCCAGTGGAGAGGCCCTTCACTCTGACATGCAGTGTTTCGAGGGATCGAGGCGAGTCTCTGAGGCAGGTGCGTTGGCTGGATGTCCAGAATCAGACCCTGCTGACTTACCAGCCCGACAACAGAGACAGTGTGAGTGGACAGCAGCACGTAGAGCTCGCCTCCTCCCCAAAAGACACCTCGGCTATCACCATCCGCAGGGTGGGCTTCCGTGACGAAGGCTGCTACACCTGCATCTTTGACATGCATCCCTCTGGTTCAAAGCAACGACAGACCTGCCTTACTGTTACCG CCCAAGTCACTGCTGACAGCAACAAGACGGCAGTGAGCGGCAAGAAGGCCTCCCTCTCGTGCTCCTACGGTTTGCCTGAAAAAGTGGAGCAGGTCATGTGGAAACACACCTCTGCAAAAGGAGACTCCATGGAGGTGGCCTCCTTTGCAAAGCGGAGCGACCCCATGATAGAGCCACCGTACCAGGGGAGAGTCTGGCTGAGTGCCTCCCTGTCAGACAGTCAGCTCACCATCCAGCCTGTCACCATCCAGGACGAGGGCTGCTACACTTGCCTGTACTCCACATATCCTGATGGGCCGAAGAGCTCCACGGTTTGCCTCGCCACCTATG TGCTGCCCAAACCTCAGGTGAGCTACAAGACTACCTCTCCAGGAGTTATCGAAGCCAACTGCACCTCAGTGTCGCGCCCCCCAGCGGAGATAGTGTGGAACGTGGAGAGGGATAACCGCACCATGGGCCCCCCTGTGACGACACAGCTCCCACAGGGCGACGGTACCACTCTGGTCATCAGTACACTGACTGTCCAATCAGGACTGCTGAAAGATGTGTCTGTCAAATGCTTGGTGCATCACAAAGGGCTTGAGTCACCCATTGCTGTATCCATGAACACTAAAA TTGGCACGGCTCTCACCATCCTGATCTCAGTCACTACAGTGGCAGCCCTGTTGGTCATGTCTCTCTGCTTTTGCCTTTGGAAGTGTTTCTTACACAAagaag CTGATTAA
- the LOC139208216 gene encoding Golgi pH regulator, giving the protein MSFLVDSVIMFTSQVLFFGFGWLFFMRQLFKDYEVRQYVVQVVFSVTFAFSCTMFELIIFEILGALSSSSRYFHWKLNLYVILLVLIFVVPFYIGYFVVSNIRLLQRQKLLFACMVWFTFMYFFWKLGDPFPILSPKHGILSIEQLISRVGVIGVTLMALLSGFGAVNCPYTYMSYFLRNVTDSDILALERRLLQTMDMIVSKKKRIAMTRRQMYQRGEDQNKQTGFWGMIKSVTSTQTGSENLSLIQQEVDALEELSRQLFLETVDLQATKERIEYSKTFQGKYFNFLGYFFSIYCVWKIFMATINIVFDRVGKTDPVTRGIEITVNYLGIQFDVKFWSQHISFILVGIIIVTSIRGLLITLTKFFYAISSSKSSNVIVLVLAQIMGMYFVSSVLLMRMSMPLEYRSIVTEVLGELQFNFYHRWFDVIFLVSALSSILFLYLAHKQAPEKHMAL; this is encoded by the exons ATGTCGTTTCTAGTGGATTCAGTCATCATGTTCACCTCACAG GTGCTGTTCTTTGGATTTGGCTGGTTATTCTTTATGCGGCAGCTGTTTAAAGATTATGAG GTGCGACAGTATGTTGTCCAGGTGGTTTTCTCTGTCACGTTTGCTTTTTCATGTACCATGTTTGAGCTCATCATCTTTGAGATTCTGGGTGCCTTAAGTAGTAG TTCTAGGTATTTCCACTGGAAGCTGAATCTATATGTGATACTGCTGGTTTTAATCTTCGTTGTGCCTTTCTACATTGGCTACTTTGTTGTCAGCAACATCCGCCTGT TGCAGAGACAGAAGCTTCTGTTTGCTTGTATGGTGTGGTTTACcttcatgtatttcttctgGAAGCTGGGAGACCCATTCCCCATCCTCAGTCCAAAACATG GCATCCTGTCTATTGAGCAGCTAATCAGTCGTGTAGGTGTGATCGGAGTCACACTCATGGCTCTGTTGTCCGGGTTTGGTGCCGTCAATTGTCCTTACACATACATGTCCTATTTCCTCAG gaATGTAACCGACAGTGACATCCTTGCCCTGGAGAGGCGGCTACTCCAGACTATGGACATGATTGTGAGCAAGAAGAAAcg AATTGCTATGACACGGAGGCAGATGTACCAGCGTGGGGAAGATCAGAACAAACAGACAGGATTCTGGGGCATGATCAAGAGTGTCACCTCCACACAAACAGGCAGCGAAA ACCTATCTCTGATCCAGCAGGAGGTCGATGCTCTAGAGGAGCTGAGCCGACAACTCTTTCTTGAGACTGTGGATCTGCAAGCCACTAAG GAGCGGATTGAGTACTCCAAGACATTCCAGGGGAAATACTTCAACTTCCTCGGATACTTCTTTTCCATCTATTGTGTTTGGAAAATCTTCATG gccactataaatattgtgtttgatcgGGTTGGAAAGACGGATCCGGTGACAAGGGGTATTGAAATTACAGTGAACTACTTGGGCATCCAGTTTgat GTAAAGTTTTGGTCCCAACACATCTCTTTCATCTTGGTGGGAATAATAATTGTTACATCCATTCGTGGCTTACTCATCACCCTCACTAAG TTCTTTTATGCAATATCAAGCAGCAAATCCTCCAATGTCATCGTGCTTGTCCTCGCTCAGATCATG GGGATGTACTTTGTATCATCTGTACTGCTGATGCGTATGAGCATGCCGCTGGAGTATCGCTCCATTGTGACAGAAGTTCTGGGAGAGCTGCAGTTCAACTTCTACCACCGTTGGTTTGACGTCATCTTCCTGGTCAGCGCCCTGTCCAGCATCCTCTTCCTGTATCTCGCCCACAAGCAGGCACCAGAGAAACACATGGCCCTCTGA
- the LOC139208472 gene encoding OX-2 membrane glycoprotein isoform X1: protein MKMMRIQASCRKGLQVCLLLLMVGSLHGRVTAPDHLEAPVERPFTLTCSVSRDRGESLRQVRWLDVQNQTLLTYQPDNRDSVSGQQHVELASSPKDTSAITIRRVGFRDEGCYTCIFDMHPSGSKQRQTCLTVTAQVTADSNKTAVSGKKASLSCSYGLPEKVEQVMWKHTSAKGDSMEVASFAKRSDPMIEPPYQGRVWLSASLSDSQLTIQPVTIQDEGCYTCLYSTYPDGPKSSTVCLATYVLPKPQVSYKTTSPGVIEANCTSVSRPPAEIVWNVERDNRTMGPPVTTQLPQGDGTTLVISTLTVQSGLLKDVSVKCLVHHKGLESPIAVSMNTKIGTALTILISVTTVAALLVMSLCFCLWKCFLHKEGECV from the exons atgaagatgatgaggatcCAGGCCTCCTGTAGGAAAGGACTGCAGGTGTGTTTACTCCTACTGATGGTGGGAAGCCTGCACG GCAGGGTGACAGCGCCAGACCATCTGGAAGCTCCAGTGGAGAGGCCCTTCACTCTGACATGCAGTGTTTCGAGGGATCGAGGCGAGTCTCTGAGGCAGGTGCGTTGGCTGGATGTCCAGAATCAGACCCTGCTGACTTACCAGCCCGACAACAGAGACAGTGTGAGTGGACAGCAGCACGTAGAGCTCGCCTCCTCCCCAAAAGACACCTCGGCTATCACCATCCGCAGGGTGGGCTTCCGTGACGAAGGCTGCTACACCTGCATCTTTGACATGCATCCCTCTGGTTCAAAGCAACGACAGACCTGCCTTACTGTTACCG CCCAAGTCACTGCTGACAGCAACAAGACGGCAGTGAGCGGCAAGAAGGCCTCCCTCTCGTGCTCCTACGGTTTGCCTGAAAAAGTGGAGCAGGTCATGTGGAAACACACCTCTGCAAAAGGAGACTCCATGGAGGTGGCCTCCTTTGCAAAGCGGAGCGACCCCATGATAGAGCCACCGTACCAGGGGAGAGTCTGGCTGAGTGCCTCCCTGTCAGACAGTCAGCTCACCATCCAGCCTGTCACCATCCAGGACGAGGGCTGCTACACTTGCCTGTACTCCACATATCCTGATGGGCCGAAGAGCTCCACGGTTTGCCTCGCCACCTATG TGCTGCCCAAACCTCAGGTGAGCTACAAGACTACCTCTCCAGGAGTTATCGAAGCCAACTGCACCTCAGTGTCGCGCCCCCCAGCGGAGATAGTGTGGAACGTGGAGAGGGATAACCGCACCATGGGCCCCCCTGTGACGACACAGCTCCCACAGGGCGACGGTACCACTCTGGTCATCAGTACACTGACTGTCCAATCAGGACTGCTGAAAGATGTGTCTGTCAAATGCTTGGTGCATCACAAAGGGCTTGAGTCACCCATTGCTGTATCCATGAACACTAAAA TTGGCACGGCTCTCACCATCCTGATCTCAGTCACTACAGTGGCAGCCCTGTTGGTCATGTCTCTCTGCTTTTGCCTTTGGAAGTGTTTCTTACACAAagaaggtgagtgtgtgtga
- the pdzk1 gene encoding Na(+)/H(+) exchange regulatory cofactor NHE-RF3: protein MAGYKPKVISLTKRPGHTFGFYLRVEHGEEGHLIRCLEMGGPAELAGMKDGDRILRVGGTFVDELSHSEVVDMVRNSGSSVAFHILDEASYKRAKAQGVNLSNPQSTTVATGAAKQALKPKLCYLKSSSGYGFSLRSVKGEQDLFMTEVTPGRVADRAGVKVNDRLLEVNGENVEDSTHDQVVDKIKLAGSSLMLLLIDEETDKCYKNKRMKIGAWLATTKYLPHQPRMLDITKGSDGYGFLLKEESKQSGHFIRDIDKGSPAQRAGLEEMDRLVAVDGKEVDSCSHEEVVDRIRQSGNKCCFLVVDKETDQMYKQGQVSPLVFWEEMKNSSSPPSYTEAINLPAPVRPSTSVQEMEVKPKLCRMEKTSAGFGFHLNGVQGVCGQYIMEVVKGGVADGAGLEDEDVVVEVNGVNVEQSSHEEVVEMIRRSGNSLEMLVAKKSVYDQLKAKGVTITRWLLGKTSYAQVHTADTPEVSREETHEEAWPEPARERTSSSSSQDSINEKL from the exons ATGGCCGGGTACAAGCCGAAGGTGATATCTCTAACCAAGAGACCAGGTCATACATTTGGCTTCTACTTGAGGGTGGAGCATGGTGAGGAAGGTCATCTGATCCGCTGCCTGGAAATGGGAGGTCCAGCTGAACTGGCTGGCATGAAAGATGGAGACCGAATCCTGCGGGTCGGCGGAACATTTGTTGATGAACTGTCCCATTCAGAG GTGGTGGACATGGTGAGAAACAGTGGATCATCAGTCGCGTTCCACATCCTGGACGAAGCTTCCTACAAGAGAGCCAAAGCACAGGGAGTTAACTTGTCCAATCCTCAGAGCACCACAGTTGCCACTGGTGCAGCCAAACAGGCTCTAAAACCCAAACTCTGTTACCTTAAGTCCAGCTCAGGCTACGGGTTTTCTCTTCGCTCAGTCAAAG GTGAGCAGGATTTGTTCATGACAGAGGTGACCCCAGGAAGAGTGGCTGACAGGGCCGGGGTCAAAGTCAACGACCGTCTGCTCGAGGTCAATGGGGAGAACGTAGAAGACTCCACACACGACCAAGTAGTGGACAAGATCAAGCTGGCTGGCAGCAGCCTCATGCTCCTGCTGATTGATGAGGAAACAGACAAGTGCTACAAGAACAAGCGTATGAAGATAGGAGCTTGGTTAGCCACAACCAAGTATCTCCCACACCAGCCGCGAATGCTCGACATTACCAAAGGATCTGATGGCTACGGCTTCCTGCTCAAAGAGGAGTCCAAACAATCAG GCCACTTCATCAGGGATATAGACAAAGGCAGCCCAgcacaaagagcaggtctggaggaAATGGACAGACTGGTGGCTGTGGACGGCAAGGAGGTAGACAGCTGCAGCCATGAGGAGGTGGTGGACAGGATCAGGCAGAGTGGCAATAAATGCTGCTTCCTAGTGGTGGACAAAGAGACGGACCAAATGTATAAACAG GGACAGGTGTCTCCTCTGGTTTTctgggaggagatgaagaaTTCCAGCTCACCGCCCAGTTACACAGAGGCAATCAATTTACCTGCTCCTGTCCGACCATCCACATCTGTTCAGGAGATGGAGGTCAAGCCGAAACTGTGCAGGATGGAGAAGACCTCAGCTGGGTTTGGCTTTCACCTAAATGGCGTCCAGGGGGTGTGTGGACAGTACATCATGGAG gtGGTGAAGGGTGGAGTGGCTGACGGGGCAGGTCTGGAGGATGAAGACGTTGTGGTGGAGGTGAACGGGGTAAATGTGGAGCAGAGCAGCCatgaggaggtggtggagatgaTCCGCAGAAGTGGCAACTCTCTGGAGATGCTGGTGGCTAAAAAGAGCGTCTATGACCAACTCAAAGCTAAAGGAGTGACCATCACACGCTGGCTCCTGGGGAAAACGTCTTATGCTCAGGttcacactgcagacacaccGGAGGTCAGCAGGGAGGAGACACATGAGGAGGCCTGGCCTGAACCAGCAAGAGAGAGG acctcatcatcttcctctcaggacagtatcaatgagaaactcTAA